The DNA segment acaagtgctctaaatgacagtatttttatttggaatttgggagaaatgttgactgaagtttataaaataaaacaaaaatgttcattttactcaaatgtataactataaatagcaaaatcagagaaactgatccagaaaatgaagtggtctcctaactgaagtggtctcttctttttccagagctgtattttttgtcattttaaagaaACGATTTAAATTCACCAAGCACTGTATTGCGTAGACTTGAACACCTGCTTATTGATTTAATTACACTCTTTGGGCAGGAATGCTTAGAAACATGCTTACTATGTTAATTGTTTTATCCAATAGTTTTAAATagagtttattttgcttttgttggaataacaaaaatatgtctctactgtctagaaaagagtttttagtaaaatatttttttttactaaaatattgCTGAGAGGATCTGGTTTCATTTAGGTAATAGAGGGTttgtaaggtcaggatgttgaatgatcaccacctcacctcatcctCAAGAAGGGATTTTTACCTTCCTCCAcctagcattaggcatggtgcaaaCAGACAGATGATCTGCTCCAGAGATAAATTTTCAATATGTCTCTACAAGGACAGCACAATGTGCTTGCATGCatttgtatataaatatgtagAGTCATTGTAAAGAGCAATGGGTACAATTTAAGGTAGCTGAATTTATTCATTAAGAGGAGTGTCCAAAAACATATCGTGgacatatagtgtagtgtatgtaATTAATTTATCATATGGAAACAGTGCAGTGCATAAAATGATGCATCAACCATCAGAATGTTGCGAAAGACTCTAGCAGTCTTCATTTCTGTCAGCCAAAAACAAAAAGCTGGCAAAACAGGATAGTTgcagattgtaaaatataaaaaaacagtcccCTGCTTATTCACAAGTTTTGTTAAATACCATAATTTTTTACCATAactcccatttttttatttcccGTCCTctttaaaaaacagtaaatagcaTATATTTATTgagtttaattataattatataacaaTATAGGAGGGAGTGAAGATATAACATTATATTGTCTCTCCACAGGGGAATAAAGGTGGCGTGTCGGTGCGTTTCTCCCTGTACGGCCACATGCTTTGTTTCCTGAACTGCCACCTGGCAGCTCATATGAACTATGCTGTGCAGCGCGTGGACGAGTTTGAATACATCCTGGATTCTCAAGACTTCGACTTCCACAACACACCAAATGTGCTCGATCACAAGTTAGTACATACACATACTGGACCTCATGACTTACGAAAGCACAGTTGTTATGAAATATGTAATAACAGCACCGACCCTGCGTTCACAATGGCAGGCGACGAGTTGCTTGTGTTGCCACACGTTTGTCTCTTTTGGGTGTGTTTGAGGCTGTTCACGCTGTCACAAGTGGGTGTGTATCAGCATGGCCAATTAGCATGCTAGCAAGCTATCTATTGAGCTCATTgagccccctgctgttcggttgcagaaagctgtgtaaccccacccatccccataggtttcaattgcaaaacagacaaactgttaatcacgttttttttccaatatactgtaattctacctccattatttaaatgcaacagctagtgtaacctctgcttatattgtaaattgtTATATACAGAACttgttttttaaaaacgttattcagctctattcaaaaaggtgtggttattgtaaaagggctggttatgggtgggaccaataacagacagtcagctccactccgctccgctccgctctgcagcctgtgacggCGATGCAGTCCTCAGGGGTGGGTTTATTccaatgagtaggctgtctctccacagtctttctctctcctctggtctctactgcacagacttgggtttcaggatcgccaacatgatggaagattttggcttcattttcattaaatgaatgggaacggggacacagcgtccatcttttttacagtctctgattgagCTGCCCACTTTTTTCTCaaagctttatttttctccaaaaTTACTTGTATTTGTGCAAAAATACATCATATAAGACGGAAAGAGCAAAAACAGCAGATATAATCCTCTTTGTTGTGTTTAGAACCACAGCGCTGGGGATATGTATGAAGTTCAGAAGGGATCTAAGATTTGCAATGCAGAAGCTGCGAACCTCAGACCCCCATGTCTATGATTGGACTGAAGAATTTGTTTGGCCACTCTGTGTAGACTGTCACTTCACCGCATCATAATTTATTTGAGTAAACAATGTTAAATGACCAGTGTTCAAACCCCcccacaagatagcacctcacaacttataattcaggtgtgggtgttccaaaGCCATCCCCCAAATAACACTTCATTATCAATATCCCATTATTTTTTGTGCCATGTTAGTATTGTTTAAAATGATGTCTATGTCcctttatatatatgtgtgtgtgtgtgtgtgtgtttgtgtgtgtgtgtgtacaagggTGGTGTTCTGGTTTGGAGATTTGAACTTTCGCATTGCGGATCACGGCCTGCACTTCTTGCGTTCCTCCATCAACAGCGGCCGCTTTAACCTGCTATGGAGCAAAGACCAAgtgagtaaaacacacacacacacagctccacaaAACTAAATGTCTTGTGGGTTCATAGAGTGTGCAAATACAGTGtttacactctgtgtgtgtgtgtgtgtgtgagagtgttttcCTCAGTGCTGTGTAAATATCGTCCCTGTTGTCCTTCTGTGCTCTGTGTTCTTTGGATCTTCTTCATTGGGCTCAATTCCCTCATGAAGGGATGTGCAAATGTTGTCTTTGCTCCTAAACACTGGGCATATTTGGTTGttattatgtgtgtttgtgtgtgtttgtgtgtgtagctgatgatgatgaagaagaaggaGCCACTGTTGCAGGAGTTTGAGGAAGGACCTTTAAAGTTCAAACCCACATACAAATTTGATCGCTTCTCTGAGACGTACGACACAAGGTAAACCTCCCCTTATACTCTCACATGTCTGTGATGAAATTTTTTCTTGAATGCTGTTTCCTGTTACCACCACTGTGAGTGTTTTTGATTCAGTGAATTTCATAACaaacaattttcattttcattatttaattcaacatatatatatttttaattattcattttcttATTGCATGTTGGTTTTTaatggaaattaaattaaatatgccCAGTACTTCTACAAAATAAATGACAAATTACTGATAAATTAATTTCAATTACAGTGAAAACCATTCTTCATTCTTACAAGCACACTAATGTAACCTGTTTACCAACTAAATTTTAATAATTACACAGAATATTTATTGTGAATCACCGTCAcattaaattaagaaattaaaaggTCCCTGTTTACATCTTTTCATTAAATTCAATCTACAGCACTAAAGAAAGATTTACACTATTTTACAGCATTTCAGAGAAAGTCAtatctcttcttttttccttctAACAGCCCGCAGAGGACATGGTTTGGTTTTACGTAAGATTTGATTAGAAATACCTCACTTACTTTTTGTCTCACATGGTTCCTTCCTAACTTCTTCACTTTCCACTGTAAAGAGCACTGGGCTATATCTTTTATAACCCACCACACCTACTGTTACCTTTCCTGCACTCCACcatctgtatgtactgtatgtctgCTTCATGCCAGAGTAAACTGTACTACTGTATGTCCCCATAAAATGATCGATAGCAGGAAGTCCTGGGCCTGTTGGAATTAGTGTCTGAGCTGTGTATGGAGGAAATCTGATATAGTAAAAGGCATTAGTTAAGTGAGATTAGGGACTGTATGGTCACCTGCTACAGGTTATGTGTTAGTTCCAGTGCAGTGACCAGGAGGCtagtcaatatacagctctggaaaaaagaccacaagttcatattatgaagttttaagagttcagaaatcaatatttggtggaataaccctggttttttatcacagatttcatgcatcttggcatgttctccttcaccagtcttacatactgcttttggataaatttatgccactccttatgcaaaagttcaagcagttcagtttggtttgatggcttgtgatcatccatcttccttttaattatattccagaggttttcaatttggtaaaatcttcaAATCCTGTCACAACTGCCCGTCATGATAATTGTATTaatgatttatcatacaataaatgaacatgacctcaataatattagCTGCAATATCgctattttttcctttaaaacaaACATCAGAAATATTTTAGTCAGTTGTGCTGTTCTGCTCTCTGTCAGAGGTGGGGTTTGAGTCTATAAGCAGTGAGAAAAACGTTGCAGAAAGTGCAGTAAGCAGTGCATCAATTTGGGGATTTTTCTACACACACAGAATAGACTAACAGGTGTTTCTTGAGGTCAATATACTGCATATTTTTAGCCAGGCAATTTGAAGGAGAAAATCCAAATGGATGTggttttaaaaactgaatttcaATGCTATGATATGGCTGAATTACtatttaactgaattattgaagAAAGCTAAATTTCTTTTAACAAGTtgctgttatattattattatagtgggTAGGGTTGGGTACCGATTAAAATTTTTTGATACCGGTACCGGTTGGGTATTAATACCAAACGATACTTTTTTCAGGACCTTTttcttaatttaaataaaaaaatacacaaagcaataattattaataattattctttGTAGACATTTCGGTTGGCTcctttttggtatcaaatttcgATACCCAGTCCTAATAGTGGGGCACAAAATGATTTTACAATGACAATAACATTATTGCAGGAAAATAGATCCTGACAGATCCAGCATTGCTGAAATTGATTTATCTGTTAACTGCCTAAAAGGCCTGTGAATTCCCATTATTTCCTTCAATAACCCATAATTAAGTTTCTGTACTTGTCACCTCCCACCCTTCATTTGTttgatacttttaaaaatattttaggatTGAAAACTCATCTATTATTAGTGCAATGGAGACATTTAagtagttaagtaaagctaagctattaaacaaaatgctaataaaaaaatactttctttttttttaagtcaaataagcactggatgttaatccacacagatttctcttatgaaaactgtttatttgggtgaaataagcacttctgtttatttacagtaagtttagattcttCAATTGCTCAAGAACTAAGGTGAGCCACTAATGCTCCAGCACTGAATGCACTGAAACACTTtcataatgctgcacttcagtggtGTGGCTTTGCTGCTACTTACAACATgaccggtaaaattcatacattacgCACTGGATAAAAAGGCGCTCTGACATTTTTGacaaaatgaaaggattttaagtgtgccttatagtgcaaaaaatatggtagtccTTTGTATAAAGAGCATGAAGTATGAAGTGGTTGTGTCCAGTTTTGAGCACCCTTGGCATCTTTTAGCATAGCATGCTTAAATGTTAATTCACTAGATCTTTTACCTTTTACATACTGTATGCATGTGTTTTAAACATCTGCATGTGAACTTTGAACATGTTGGTCTCATGTGGTCTCTAGAGTCAGATCTAAGCATGTGTAGGGTGTAAACTGTCCAtgttcttgtcttgtcatgttttTGTCCAAACAAACACCACTGTCACTAACAGTGTGCACTTTAATATGATACATGAACtagaaatgtcatatttagtccagtagagggcagtgttaaatcacttttcacattttcaatTGAGTATAAACTCTGAAGCTCTAAAATGGGTGTTTATTGTACAGGCAGTACAATAAATAAAGATCCATAGCATTTTGCTAAAACCCTAATGCTAACTGATGACTCCTAGCTTCCATTAGTTGTTAACCCTGTTAGGTAGTGAGTGTGGTTAAGCTTGGtctacacaacattttaaatggagattttccgtATAAATGGTCAACGTCTAGGCTCAATCCCTGTACAGGAAACTACCCCCAATAGTCCATATGTTCTAGATCAAGTCTTTTAAGCCAATCTTTTGAAAACATGTCTCCTCaccatgtgtctgtgtgtgttcagtggcaaGAAGCGGAAGCCGGCCTGGACTGATCGGATCCTGTGGAGAATAAAACCCAGCAATAATGAACAGAGCGGTTCGATTGCAGACGATGAAGAGGTTTCCATTAAGGTGACACAAGACCTGTACACCTGTGATGCATCGTATGGAGTCAGTGACCATAAACCTGTCATCAGCAGCTTTAACATAGAGGTGAGCAAAACAGAGGTGTAGGAGATAATGTGTATCGTTTCAGTATTTTAGAGTTTTGAAACTACTTTTTTAAGTTtaagaatgtttaaaaatgctttagtacagtatattacatcacattttaacatttgttttttatgttttaacagGTTTTATCAGTTTGCAACATACATACTGTTTTTTAATTAGATTGTTTATACATTTAAGAAAATCTACATTAAATTGGAAATCATACAGTGGTAACTGCAGTGAAAATTCAGTGTAACTCGGGCTCCGAGTTGTCTattttgccatcagctgccagagccctgagagagcacaataggctcATTACTCCTAGGATGATATCAATCAGAACAAGGTATaaggaaccgagttgctgtgctttcctccgagcgcgttgtgatgctactcggcaatgctatgTCAGCAGGAGTTTGAAAaggggcagtggctgacttcacatgtatcggaggaggcgtgtgctagtcttcacccttatggtgttggggcatcactagtgatagggggagtcctgatgagtgggttgggtaaatggccttgtagagaaaatgggataaaaaaaaagaaaagaaaatccagtCTAGGCCAAAAGGATGGCCAGCTTAACGGTAATGGTTGTTTAAAAGCTCAATGAAGATGGTCTGGCCTCTACTGCACAGACACAGGTTACAAATTTGAGAACATGGTAAAGTCAGTTGGGTAGACTAATTTATTTGAGTTTCATTGGAGTGTCACCAGCTTTAGCAGGTTTAGCTTGGTCATATTTAAGTCGATAGACCAGATACTGTACACTTTTTGGCAACCAGTATAAACAACTTTACCAGAGTTTGTGTTTCAGCTGagagtttacaactgttgtgtgTATTTCTTTTATGCTCTCAGCTGCAGAAGCAGGTGGACACGCCGCTGGTGTGTGTTAGTGCTGAGGGCGAGTGGAGTGCTGACGAGGATGCAGTGCTTACCTACTTCATCCAGGAAAGATTTGACACCTGCACTTCAGACTGGATCGGCCTCTACAAGGTCAGACTAAAGATTATTCCGCCCCGTTTTTAAGCTCTGTGAAGTCATATACCAGTACcagtcacaagtttggacacttctttaatttattttctactttaagtaatattaaagacatttattaaatatatattaaaaacaaatatggGGCATATATTGAATTACGTAGCAAACAGTAAAAAAGGTGTTTGGCCTCCACCTGaccaatcccctgacctaaacctgatcaactgagatgggtgatttgagTTTCTCAGCATGAATGaacagcagcaactattgttgttcagcacttccaggaactccttccttcaagacgctaagaaactatttcaggtgactctccctcatggagacactgagattaaaaataCCAAGAATGTGCACATCTGTACTCAAAGCAAAATTTTGCTACTTAGTagaagaagaatctaaagtataaaacatattctggaaattttaacactttttgtttacagaataagtctgcatgtgttcatgtatagctttaatatagtctttaatattaaatttacaatgtaaaaaaatcataaaaagaaaaaaaacacattgaatgagaggtggtgtgtccaaacttggcTTGTTCTGTACATTAACATGCCACATGGGACAggagtgtcccatgacttttgccatgtccaatggaagcGGTAAAAATTTTTCACTGACCTGTTCCGGCTAatgttcaacctcacttacaagataacacctcacagccttTGGTGGGGACATTTCTAAGTCCTTTGCCGAAGTTTAAGAACAGGTCATGATCAGTTTAtgcactgctatcccatgacttctggcatgtgaATGTACAGACTTGTACCAAAACAAGTGTTGTCCTCACCGGTACTTAACAGATAACAGATTCcactatattaatattaataaacatataaacCATTTGATTAATAAAACTCTTAGTTTCTTATATTTCAAATCTTGCTCTTCATACAGATTGGCTTCAAAAGTGCTCTGGATTATACTGCCTTCGCCTGGGTCCCAGAACACGAGATCCCTGGAGTTAATGAAGTGGTTCAGGTATGTATTCATGTTATGActtgtatgtacagtataatgaCCCTTTTGCTTGGATGATTGTTGCAAGGTGGCTCATGTATGGAAGGTTTGAGAGTTTTGTGGGTCTTTGTTTCCTCTCCCAGCTGAGCATGAAGAAAGATGACCTCCCCCTGCTGGCAGGGGATTACATTCTGGGTTACTTCAGCAGAAACATGCAGTCCCTGGTGGGCCTTAGCCCTACTTTCCAGGTAGGGAGCATCACACACATGTGAACACATACATAGCTGAAAGAAGAGAAATTCTGAAGCTAAATACTAAAAGCATGAAGCAGTGAAGCAACACCTAATCAAGAgacaacattatttttatttcattcaaattgtgtacagttgtggtcaaaagtttacatacacttgtaaaaaaacataatgttatggctgtcttgagttttcaataagttctacaactcttatttttctgtgatagagtgatcggaacacatacatgtttgtcacaaaaaacagtcataaaatttggttctttcataaatttattatgggtctgctgaaaatgtcaccaaatctgctgggtcaaaaatatacatacagcaacaaaatttgtcaattttggtgatgtagcgagttgtgtcaatcaaattagcttcatgtcatggcctcttcacttcttgtaagtgattctgattgactacagctgttgacttctcatgagcccatttaaatagggctcatttgacccagtgattagactcagctacaaaagctacaatgggaaagtcaaaggaactcagtgtggatctgaaaaagcgaattattgacttgaacaagtcagggaagtcacttggagccatttcaaagcagctacaggtcccaagagcaactgtgcagacaattatacgcaagtataaagtgcatggaacagttgtgtcactgccacgatcaggaagaaaacgcaagctatcacatgctgccgagaggagattggtcaggatggtcaagagtccaagaatcaccaagaagcaggtctgcaaggatttggaagctgatggaacacaggtgtcagtctccacagtaaAGCGTGTTGTACAttgccatggactgagaggctgccgtgcaagaaagaagcccttgctccagaaaaggcaccttaagactcggctgaagtttgctgctgatcacatggacaaagataaaaccttctggaggaaagttctctggtcagacgaaacaaaaattgagctgtttggccacaacacccagcaatatgtttgga comes from the Astyanax mexicanus isolate ESR-SI-001 chromosome 20, AstMex3_surface, whole genome shotgun sequence genome and includes:
- the inpp5kb gene encoding inositol polyphosphate 5-phosphatase K isoform X3, with the translated sequence MAGVLEGPRMRSDSNSSTGSSRTMLRQRLSQLLTCVEDLSSDDDATEEVSRTLDEAFQLCGRYSTEFFRLHIVTWNVATSEPPDDVRSLLQLDSDSPTDLYVIGLQEVRATPVKYISDLLAEDSWSHLFMNTLGPNGFVKVTSVRMQGLLLIVFAKQTHLPFIRDIESTYTRTGILGYWGNKGGVSVRFSLYGHMLCFLNCHLAAHMNYAVQRVDEFEYILDSQDFDFHNTPNVLDHKVVFWFGDLNFRIADHGLHFLRSSINSGRFNLLWSKDQLMMMKKKEPLLQEFEEGPLKFKPTYKFDRFSETYDTSPQRTWFGFTGKKRKPAWTDRILWRIKPSNNEQSGSIADDEEVSIKVTQDLYTCDASYGVSDHKPVISSFNIELQKQVDTPLVCVSAEGEWSADEDAVLTYFIQERFDTCTSDWIGLYKIGFKSALDYTAFAWVPEHEIPGVNEVVQLSMKKDDLPLLAGDYILGYFSRNMQSLVGLSPTFQIMESRLALLEGLVPENVNGLDK
- the inpp5kb gene encoding inositol polyphosphate 5-phosphatase K isoform X5 encodes the protein MSAGGLRSRRRHHGCRLHIVTWNVATSEPPDDVRSLLQLDSDSPTDLYVIGLQEVRATPVKYISDLLAEDSWSHLFMNTLGPNGFVKVTSVRMQGLLLIVFAKQTHLPFIRDIESTYTRTGILGYWGNKGGVSVRFSLYGHMLCFLNCHLAAHMNYAVQRVDEFEYILDSQDFDFHNTPNVLDHKVVFWFGDLNFRIADHGLHFLRSSINSGRFNLLWSKDQLMMMKKKEPLLQEFEEGPLKFKPTYKFDRFSETYDTSPQRTWFGFTGKKRKPAWTDRILWRIKPSNNEQSGSIADDEEVSIKVTQDLYTCDASYGVSDHKPVISSFNIELQKQVDTPLVCVSAEGEWSADEDAVLTYFIQERFDTCTSDWIGLYKIGFKSALDYTAFAWVPEHEIPGVNEVVQLSMKKDDLPLLAGDYILGYFSRNMQSLVGLSPTFQIMESRLALLEGLVPENVNGLDK
- the inpp5kb gene encoding inositol polyphosphate 5-phosphatase K isoform X1 produces the protein MAGVLEGPRMRSDSNSSTGSSRTMLRQRLSQLLTCVEDLSSDDDATEEVSRTLDEAFQLCGRYSTEFFREEPSVSLSLRLHIVTWNVATSEPPDDVRSLLQLDSDSPTDLYVIGLQEVRATPVKYISDLLAEDSWSHLFMNTLGPNGFVKVTSVRMQGLLLIVFAKQTHLPFIRDIESTYTRTGILGYWGNKGGVSVRFSLYGHMLCFLNCHLAAHMNYAVQRVDEFEYILDSQDFDFHNTPNVLDHKVVFWFGDLNFRIADHGLHFLRSSINSGRFNLLWSKDQLMMMKKKEPLLQEFEEGPLKFKPTYKFDRFSETYDTSPQRTWFGFTGKKRKPAWTDRILWRIKPSNNEQSGSIADDEEVSIKVTQDLYTCDASYGVSDHKPVISSFNIELQKQVDTPLVCVSAEGEWSADEDAVLTYFIQERFDTCTSDWIGLYKIGFKSALDYTAFAWVPEHEIPGVNEVVQLSMKKDDLPLLAGDYILGYFSRNMQSLVGLSPTFQIMESRLALLEGLVPENVNGLDK
- the inpp5kb gene encoding inositol polyphosphate 5-phosphatase K isoform X4 yields the protein MSAGGLRSRRRHHGCREEPSVSLSLRLHIVTWNVATSEPPDDVRSLLQLDSDSPTDLYVIGLQEVRATPVKYISDLLAEDSWSHLFMNTLGPNGFVKVTSVRMQGLLLIVFAKQTHLPFIRDIESTYTRTGILGYWGNKGGVSVRFSLYGHMLCFLNCHLAAHMNYAVQRVDEFEYILDSQDFDFHNTPNVLDHKVVFWFGDLNFRIADHGLHFLRSSINSGRFNLLWSKDQLMMMKKKEPLLQEFEEGPLKFKPTYKFDRFSETYDTSPQRTWFGFTGKKRKPAWTDRILWRIKPSNNEQSGSIADDEEVSIKVTQDLYTCDASYGVSDHKPVISSFNIELQKQVDTPLVCVSAEGEWSADEDAVLTYFIQERFDTCTSDWIGLYKIGFKSALDYTAFAWVPEHEIPGVNEVVQLSMKKDDLPLLAGDYILGYFSRNMQSLVGLSPTFQIMESRLALLEGLVPENVNGLDK
- the inpp5kb gene encoding inositol polyphosphate 5-phosphatase K isoform X2 gives rise to the protein MAGVLEGPRMRSDSNSSTGSSRTMLRQRLSQLLTCVEDLSSDDDATEEVSRTLDEAFQLCGRYSTEFFREEPSVSLSLRLHIVTWNVATSEPPDDVRSLLQLDSDSPTDLYVIGLQEVRATPVKYISDLLAEDSWSHLFMNTLGPNGFVKVTSVRMQGLLLIVFAKQTHLPFIRDIESTYTRTGILGYWGNKGGVSVRFSLYGHMLCFLNCHLAAHMNYAVQRVDEFEYILDSQDFDFHNTPNVLDHKVVFWFGDLNFRIADHGLHFLRSSINSGRFNLLWSKDQLMMMKKKEPLLQEFEEGPLKFKPTYKFDRFSETYDTSGKKRKPAWTDRILWRIKPSNNEQSGSIADDEEVSIKVTQDLYTCDASYGVSDHKPVISSFNIELQKQVDTPLVCVSAEGEWSADEDAVLTYFIQERFDTCTSDWIGLYKIGFKSALDYTAFAWVPEHEIPGVNEVVQLSMKKDDLPLLAGDYILGYFSRNMQSLVGLSPTFQIMESRLALLEGLVPENVNGLDK